From a region of the Candidatus Brocadia sp. genome:
- a CDS encoding radical SAM protein produces the protein MNYKPYAISWNTTYRCNLRCSHCYLDTNALTRQSASELSTQEGFRLIDQMAELNPNLLLILTGGEPLLRKDIYELASYASRKGMMVVLGTNGNLIDDDIAKKLKESGVTGIGISLDSLAPDKHDKFRGIPRAWDDTLNGIEACRRQGIEFQIQTTVTRDNFHEISEIIDFSHNLGAKVFNLFFLVCTGKGQELTDITPQQYDQALHRLFDIQKKYQGKMMVGAKCAPHYRRIAYEHDPSSPLVRTYSGGCPAGAHYCRITPEGDVTPCPYMPNVSGNVREKTFGEIWNGSENFHTLQNAQLQGRCGRCEFQYICKGCRARALATTGNQMDEDAWCDYVPGRHGNEIIQLATTETFGIEENYTIPWSNEAKGILKQIPSFGRGMVIQGVERFAAKHAHREITLEVMRAARAEMMSNRKTAYPMKNEGTDIIRKTNTTPPSPLERANEKEEIMMNKENDEIPWAEEARRRVENAPDFVRPGIYKLMQKKARQHGYQEITSKFLSEIRDESMQLASKRIRNIGFDELRMDAWDKAKEKLKNARKKEVIDGIKAFLDERTVKNEGIITKFQAYLKTAGEEVEKEKTTAPVWTEEAKQRLERAPVFVRGRAKKSIEDFALQQGITEITAELINQYMKNIPSFVKNKFTA, from the coding sequence ATGAATTATAAACCCTATGCCATCTCCTGGAACACGACCTATCGGTGCAATCTGCGCTGCAGCCACTGCTATCTTGATACCAACGCACTAACCAGGCAATCTGCCAGCGAACTCAGCACACAGGAGGGATTTCGGCTCATTGATCAAATGGCTGAGCTTAACCCGAATCTGTTGTTAATTCTCACCGGCGGAGAGCCTTTATTAAGAAAAGACATTTACGAACTGGCCTCTTATGCATCCCGAAAGGGGATGATGGTAGTTTTAGGGACAAATGGCAACCTGATCGATGACGACATTGCCAAAAAACTGAAAGAGAGCGGCGTGACAGGAATTGGTATCAGCCTTGACTCCCTTGCGCCTGACAAGCATGACAAATTCAGGGGAATTCCCCGCGCCTGGGACGATACCCTGAACGGGATTGAGGCATGCCGCAGGCAAGGTATCGAGTTTCAGATACAGACGACGGTCACCCGGGATAATTTCCATGAAATCTCTGAAATTATCGACTTTTCGCACAACCTTGGCGCGAAGGTCTTTAACCTGTTTTTTTTAGTATGTACGGGCAAGGGACAGGAACTCACGGATATTACACCGCAACAGTACGATCAGGCGTTGCACCGTCTCTTTGATATTCAAAAGAAATATCAGGGAAAGATGATGGTGGGCGCAAAGTGCGCCCCGCACTACCGAAGAATTGCATATGAACACGACCCATCATCTCCGCTTGTTCGCACCTATTCAGGCGGTTGCCCGGCCGGCGCCCACTATTGCAGAATTACTCCTGAAGGAGACGTTACACCGTGTCCTTACATGCCGAATGTCTCCGGAAATGTGCGGGAGAAGACCTTTGGGGAAATCTGGAACGGCTCTGAAAATTTTCATACCTTGCAAAACGCACAACTCCAGGGCAGGTGCGGCAGGTGTGAATTTCAATATATCTGCAAGGGGTGCCGCGCACGCGCACTAGCAACCACGGGAAACCAGATGGACGAGGATGCCTGGTGCGATTATGTCCCCGGCAGACACGGCAACGAGATTATCCAGCTGGCAACAACAGAAACCTTTGGTATCGAAGAAAACTATACGATCCCCTGGAGTAATGAAGCAAAGGGCATCCTGAAACAGATCCCTTCCTTTGGAAGAGGCATGGTTATTCAAGGTGTGGAACGTTTTGCTGCAAAACATGCCCATCGGGAAATTACCCTGGAAGTCATGAGGGCTGCGCGGGCGGAAATGATGTCGAACAGGAAGACGGCATACCCCATGAAAAACGAAGGCACTGACATTATCCGAAAAACGAATACAACACCCCCCTCTCCTTTGGAAAGGGCAAATGAAAAGGAAGAAATAATGATGAACAAGGAAAACGATGAAATTCCGTGGGCCGAAGAGGCCCGAAGACGGGTGGAAAATGCACCGGATTTTGTACGGCCTGGCATTTACAAGCTGATGCAGAAAAAGGCACGCCAGCACGGCTACCAGGAGATAACTTCAAAATTTCTTTCCGAAATACGGGATGAATCGATGCAGCTTGCCTCGAAACGCATCCGAAATATCGGTTTTGACGAACTCCGGATGGATGCCTGGGACAAAGCCAAAGAAAAGTTAAAGAATGCCCGGAAAAAGGAGGTCATTGACGGTATCAAGGCATTTCTCGATGAACGAACGGTTAAGAATGAGGGGATTATTACGAAATTTCAGGCCTATCTGAAAACCGCAGGTGAGGAAGTGGAAAAAGAAAAGACAACAGCGCCGGTCTGGACAGAGGAGGCGAAACAACGGCTGGAAAGAGCACCGGTATTTGTTCGGGGAAGGGCAAAGAAGTCGATCGAAGATTTTGCTCTGCAGCAAGGCATTACCGAAATTACCGCGGAACTGATAAACCAATACATGAAAAATATCCCTTCGTTTGTGAAGAATAAATTTACTGCATAA